A portion of the candidate division WOR-3 bacterium genome contains these proteins:
- a CDS encoding DUF488 domain-containing protein: MGRTIYTLGTGTRNRKMFLRLIKNKNIDVVVDVRRFPTSRFEDFKKERLTQILMKNGIDYFHFGNELGGYRKGGYENYMKTKEFEEGFKKLLSMVSNKNVCIICAETFPWKCHRRFIAQKLIEHGYEVIHLIDEKRTWQQDPKK, translated from the coding sequence GGACGGACAATTTATACCCTTGGAACCGGCACACGGAATAGGAAAATGTTTTTGCGATTGATAAAAAATAAAAACATCGATGTGGTGGTCGATGTCCGGCGATTTCCAACGAGTCGGTTTGAAGACTTTAAAAAAGAGAGACTCACCCAGATTTTGATGAAGAACGGGATAGATTATTTTCATTTTGGGAATGAACTGGGAGGCTATCGGAAGGGAGGGTATGAAAATTACATGAAAACAAAAGAATTTGAGGAGGGTTTCAAAAAACTTCTCAGTATGGTGAGCAATAAGAATGTCTGTATCATCTGTGCAGAAACTTTCCCCTGGAAGTGCCATCGGCGGTTCATCGCCCAAAAGCTGATAGAACATGGCTATGAAGTCATTCATTTGATCGATGAAAAACGCACCTGGCAGCAGGACCCAAAAAAATAA